One window from the genome of Rhizoctonia solani chromosome 15, complete sequence encodes:
- a CDS encoding Vegetative incompatibility protein HET-E-1 → MPAIRTETRISKATGDATSYHLDRSSEHRTKFPWSQDNLDQWAPPDPSMGWDMGNDQPPITNIYDWHKVITRCDSFQQSKAYAKLLDPSATLDYIPMGQQWKCYWIGRTLHCPIRGYLHWVGSEPPKQPKLMQSTKFFVCRGNVGASVEDVVRAPVLKHTRKLAEWHLDIEEIDPEWWIPISTVREWLAAEIENWKNKLPSGLGGYVDNLTLEDVYYMILECKMSIEDLHDWLKQWAMQAAQNDLSRSISNLAIHELSDEGGHESDLESNKAMNK, encoded by the coding sequence ATGCCTGCCATCAGAACAGAGACCAGGATCTCCAAGGCAACTGGGGATGCCACCTCTTACCACCTTGACAGATCCAGTGAGCACAGGACCAAGTTCCCTTGGTCCCAGGACAACCTGGATCAATGGGCACCCCCAGATCCATCCATGGGCTGGGACATGGGGAATGATCAACCCCCTATCACCAACATCTATGACTGGCATAAGGTCATCACAAGAtgtgactccttccaacaatccaaggcttatgccaaactacttgatccctcagcaacccttgattacataccaatgggCCAGCAATGGAAGTGCTACTGGATTGGAAGAACCCTGCACTGTCCAATCAGGGGATATCTCCACTGGGTTGGCAGTGAGCcaccaaaacaacccaaactaaTGCAAAGCACCAAGTTCTTTGTGTGTAGAGGTAATGTGGGTGCCTCTGTGGAGGATGTAGTGAGGGCCCCAGTGCTAAAGCacacaaggaagttggcagagtggcatctagacattgaggaaattgatcctgaatggtggataccaatctcaacagtaagggaatggctggctgcAGAAATTGAAAACTGGAAAAACAAATTACCATCAGGcttaggtggctatgtagACAACCTCACCCTTGAAGATGTCTATTACATGATCCTGGAATGCAAAATGAGCATAGAGGATCTACATGactggctcaaacaatgGGCCATGCAAGCAGCTCAGAATGACCTGAGCAGAAGTATATCCAACTTAGCAATCCATGAACTAAGTGATGAAGGAGGACATGAATCTGACCTTGAAAGTAACAAGGCCATGAACAAATAG
- a CDS encoding Transposon Ty3-G Gag-Pol polyprotein, whose amino-acid sequence MDSNKKPLLFLDLILCDSPTEPIKTLIDSGATSNFISLTLVEKLKIPKTLLENPQVVRMLDSTILQTGCIWHQVHLTVLANGHIHSVPFLVCPIGNTLTILGMTWLTAEAPLINWQQGLVTFPEQVQIASKEEADPNPLADLPPQYHKFAKVFGKEEFKVLPPHWEYNIAINLLPDAKLSPGPIYGMTDAESRALKQHIDEELATGKIHPSTSSAGALVMFVKKADSSLQLVVDYRKLNDVTHKNVYPLPRQDDLMAKLRHAKIFTKLDLQWGYNNVWIREEDKWKMAFRTKYRLFEYLVMPLVSLMPQLHSNIS is encoded by the coding sequence ATGGATTCAAACAAGAAACCCCTCCTCTTCTTAGATCTGATACTATGTGACTCTCCAACAGAACCCATAAAAACCCTGATTGACTCTGGAGCCACCTCAAACTTCATATCTCTGACTCTAGTAGAAAAattaaaaatcccaaaaaccctacttgaaaatccacaagtagtgagaatgctagacaGTACCATATtacagactggttgcatttggcaccaggtccatCTCacagtcttggccaatggccacatcCATTCTGTCCCATTTTtagtttgccccattggaaATACCTTGActatcctaggcatgacttggttaacaGCAGAAGCACCTCTCATCAACTGGCAACAAggactagtcacattccctgaacaggttcaaattgcctccaaggaagaagcagacccaaATCCCTTGGCAGACCTACCCCCACAGTATCAcaaatttgctaaagtatttggcaaagaagaattcaaggtcctgCCACCGCACTGGGAATACAACATTGCCATTAACCTACTACCTGATGCCAAACTTTCCCCTGGCCCTatctatggcatgactgatgcagaaTCAAGGGCTCTAAAGCAACACATAGATGAAGAActagcaacaggcaagatccatCCCAGTACATCTTCAGCTGGAGCTCTggttatgtttgtaaaaaaggcagacaGTTCTTTGCAGCTAGTGGTTGACTACAGGAAGCTAAATGATGTCACCCACAAGAATGTTTACCCATTACCAAGacaggatgacctcatggctaaaTTGAGGCATGCCAAGATTTTCACCAAGTTGGATCTACAATGGGGGTACAACAATGTGTGGATTAGAGAAGAAGATAAATGGAAGATGGCTTTTAGGACTAAATACaggctatttgaataccttgTGATGCCTTTGGTCTCACTAATGCCCCAGCtgcattccaacatttcatga
- a CDS encoding Retrotransposon-derived protein PEG10 codes for MGDKAADWALSLINNIIKGKGSAPTTMKALGAQFKEAFVDPDAKQAAVHKIATLTQTTSMAEYVTEFCNLIPELNWNKEAYIAQFMCGLDWKVKELLSTKDNIPNNLEAIFAASIKIDNTCWENKENHPKKALKALAAATTSTSTTTTHRVQLSEDPNYMTPEKQDC; via the coding sequence ATGGGGGATAAGGCTGCAGACTGGGCCCTCTCTCTAATTAACAACATaatcaagggcaaagggagTGCCCCCACTACCATGAAGGCCCTAGGGGCCCAATTCAAGGAAGCTTTTGTGGACCCAGACGCCAAACAGGCTGCTGTGCACAAGATAGCTACCCTCACCCAGACCACCTCCATGGCAGAATATGTCACAGAGTTCTGCAACCTCATACCAGAGCTCAATTGGAACAAGGAAGCTTACATAGCTCAATTCATGTGTGGCCTTGACTGGAAGGTAAAGGAGCTCCTGTCCACAAAGGATAATATTCCCAACAACCTTGAAGCAATCTTTGCTGCCTCAATCAAAATAGACAATACCtgttgggaaaacaaggagaaccacCCCAAGAAGGCACTCAAAGCCCTGGCTGCTGCAACCACttctacctccaccactaccacccaCAGGGTCCAGCTATCAGAAGATCCCAATTACATGACCCCAGAGAAACAAGATTGTTGA
- a CDS encoding Retrotransposable element Tf2 protein — MTVVIYLDNILIFSEKLEEQPEHVQEVLLQLMANQLFCKISKCHFHVTTVDYLGIVISPTGFSMDQKKIKAVTSWPTPKTTKQVQAFLGFVNYLCQFIPNFSSVAHPLHNLTRKKTPWAWGAPEEEAFQELKLLVTKGPVLIHSNPELPYYLEMDALGVAMGAILSQQGLDNQLHPIAYMSKSFSGAKANYNTHNKELLAIIKALEEWQIFPKAMDKPIQVFTDHRNLEYWMQAQTFNQRHACWQIFMSNFNFEIHYCPGKQSGKPDALSRRLDYTDTPQEPEVMLPPEFFANTGTLEEELVITEEICTLIEEDPLLEPIICFLTGDADNAPLLIRKAYRDHNWEEDLLWYQGKLVVPDIETLKEHFLKEFHDSPLAGHPGQQRTLELLGRNLWWPRMKSSAKEWVECCPVCQTNRCPHAPVIALKPLEVPPYPFHTISYDFITGFPKSQGMDAILEVIDLFSKMGHFVPVSKKISAKGLANIFTNHIWKLHGFPVKTISDQGTTFMAYHPESDSQTKRVNQFIKFYLRSYVASDHSDQVHWLPLAEFAYNNAKHAATGKSPFELVFGRPPVMNPSNIPANTPEADPVADTLAQEWKEAEAALRLSKERMANKGGKILEYAIGKRVWLDGRNVQIQSNSNKLDPKCLGPFKVIEKVSSHAYHLRLPETLKIHNILYVGLLSKVNKSPSQPFPDMPPPETIEGEEEYKVDQIINSKRQQGKWFYLVKWKGYGPKDNSWEPEELLEHSQEEIKHYNQARLKKACDATKSL, encoded by the exons ATGACTGTGgtcatttacttggacaacatcctgatcttctcagagaaACTAGAAGAACAACCTGAGCATGTACAAGAAGTTCTATTGCAATTAATGGccaaccaactgttctgtaaAATATCCAAGTGCCATTTCCATGTCACAACAGTAGATTACCTGGGTATTGTGATTTCCCCAacaggcttctccatggatcagaagaagatcaaAGCAGTTACCTCctggcccactcccaagacaactaaacaggtccaggccttcctagggtttgtcaattacctctgccaattcatccccaactttagtTCTGTTGCGCACCCACTCCACAACCTTACCAGGAAGAAAACCCCTTGGGCATGGGGAGccccagaagaagaagcattccaggaacTGAAGTTGCTAGTCACCAAGGGGCCTGTACTAATTCACTCCAACCCTGAGTTGCCTTATTACCtggaaatggatgcattGGGAGTTGCTATGGGGGCCATACTAAGTCAACAAGGCTTGGATAACCAATTACACccaattgcatatatgtctaAATCCTTCTCAGGAGCCAAAGCCAACTACAATACCCATAACAAAGAGCtcttggccatcatcaaagctCTGGAAGAATGGCAGATTTTCCCCAAGGCCATGGACAAGCCAATCCAGGTTTTCACAGAccatagaaacctggaatactggatgcaagcACAGACATTCAATCAAAGGCATGCTTGCTGGCAAATATTCatgagcaacttcaactttgaaatccactactgcccaggaaaacagtcagggaaaccagatgcactgtccagaagattggattatactgacacacCCCAAGAACCTGAGGTCATGCTGCCACCAGAgttctttgccaatacagGCACTTTGGAGGAAGAACTTGTCATCACAGAGGAAATCTGCACCCTGATTGAGGAAGACCCATTGCTAGAGCCAATTATCTGTTTCCTAACAGGAGATGCTGATAATGCGCCCCTGTTGATCAGAAAGGCATACAGGGATCacaattgggaagaagatctcCTTTGGTACCAGGGAAAGCTAGTAGTTCCAGACATAGAAACCCTAAAAGAGCATTTCCTCAAGGAATTTCATGACTCCCCCCTGGCAGGTCACCCTGGACAACAGAGGACCCTGGAGCTCCTGGGAAGAAATCTTTGGTGGCCCAGAATGAAGTCatcagccaaggaatgggttgagtGTTGCCCAGTTTGCCAAACCAATAGGTGCCCCCATGCACCAGTAATAGCCCTGAAACCActggaagttcccccttACCCTTTTCACACAATCTCCTATGATTTTATCACAGGATTTCCCAAATCTCAAGGGATGGATGCAATATTGGAAGTGATTGACTTGTTTTCTAAAATGGGTCACTTTGTCCCAGTATCCAAGAAGATCTCTGCAAAGGGCCTGGCCAACATATTCACAAACCATAtctggaagctacatgggTTCCCAGTCAAGACAATTTCAGACCAAGGCACCACATTCATGG cctaccatccAGAGTCAGACAGCCAGACCAAAAGGGTAAATCAGTTCATCaaattctacctcagatccTATGTGGCTTCAGACCATTCAGATCAAGTCCACTGGTTACCACTAGCAGAATTTGCTTACAATAATGCTAAACATGCAGCTACTGGGAAATCTCCCTTTGAATTGGTTTTTGGAAGACCACCAGTGATGAACCCTTCAAACATTCCAGCCAACaccccagaagcagacccagTAGCAGATACTCTggcccaagaatggaaggaggcagAAGCAGCCCTGAGACTGTcaaaggaaagaatggcaaaTAAGGGTGGAAAGATCCTGGAATATGCAATAGGCAAAAGGGTGTGGTTAGATGGAAGGAATGTCCAAATCCAGTCAAATTCAAATAAATTGGACCCCAAATGCCTTGGACCCTTCAAGGTCATAGAAAAAGTGTCTTCCCATGCTTACCACCTGAGGTTACcagaaaccctgaaaatccacaacatCCTCTATGTGGGTCttctgtcaaaagtcaacaAATCCCCAAGCCAGCCTTTTCCAGATAT